The Paenibacillus thermoaerophilus genome includes the window TCGTCGAAAATTGCCAAGTCTACTTCGTTAGACACATGACCTTTCGAGTCTACGATAAAAACAGATTGCTCGATGGAAAACTTCTTGGGAATGATCTGCTGGAACAACGATTTCCAGATGCCTTCCCTGAAGGTTCCCGTCGTCAAATGATGGTCGACACTGAATTGAAGCTGGTCGACTCTCGTGGAGCCGTACATTGTACATGAGAATGCCTCCTATGTTTTTTACGTAGGTGTACACCTGCACTTGTCCCGATTTGAACGGCGTAAAAGGGAGAAATTCGTTATTCGCTTAACAAAACGTACCGAATAATCAGGTTGCGACCGCCCATTTGAGTTAAATGTAACCAGCCACAACCTGATGGAATGGGACGTGTAACAAAAAAATTTGCCAAAAGAGAGCAAATTTTTCTTGAAAACGCTTTAGGGATGAGTTATAAATAAGTTAAACGATTAACCTCCTGTCGGGGGTGGAGAACACACTATAGAAGGAGTCAGGATGGTGTGCTGTGAAGCGGATTACGATCAAAGACGTCGCTCAACGGGCGGGCGTGTCCTCCGCTGCCGTGTCGTACGTGCTTAACGGGCGCGAGCACAAGGTGTCGGCGGACACCTTAAGCAAGATAAAGAAAGCGATTGCAGAGCTCAATTATATTCCCGACTACTCGGCCCGCAGCCTGGCCAACAACAAATCCAACCTGATCGGGGTCGTCATCCCGCAAACCGAGGATCAATCCCAACTGCTGCTGGAAAATCCGTTCTACTGCGAGTTGATCTGCGGGATCGAAGCGAAGCTGCGCCAGTCCGGGTACCACATGATTTTATCCGGGGTAAACAAGGGGGAGGGATACCTGGATGTGTCCATGCAGCGGAATTTGGACGGCGCGATCATCATGGGCATCTACCAGGAGAGCTTTTACGAGGATTTGAAAAAAGTTAACATTCCCATCGTGCTCATCGACAGCTACATCAACGACAACTACTTCAAGAGAATCGGCATCGACGACGAGCTGGGCGGCTACATGGCCACCACGCATCTGATCGAGAACGGGCATCAGAATATCGCGCTGGTGACGGGCACGATCCGCAAGGACGGCGTCGTGGAGAAGCGGTTCCTCGGTTACAAGCGGTCGCTCAAGGAGCACGGGTTGTTCTACAATCCCGATTACGTGTTCGAAGGCTCTGTCAGTTACGACCACGGCGTAGAGTCCGGCCGGGCCATCGCGTCCGACAGGCGCGGCATTACGGCGGTGTTCGCCACGGGCGATCTGGTCGCCTTCGGGGTGATCGCGGGTTTGTCGGAGAACGGAGTCAAGGTGCCGGAGGACATCTCGGTGATCGGTTTTGACGATATTTCACTCTCCAAGATGTTTGTTCCCCGCCTGACAACGGTGCGGCAGGATATCGTGACGAGGGGCTCGGCCGCGGCTCAATGCCTGATCGATTCGATAGAAGGCAAGGAAGACGTGGAGACGGAATTGACGCTGCCGATCGAACTGGTCGTCCGGGATACGGTCAAAAGGATCTGACACAGAAAGGAACATGAGCCGTGGTCGGTCATAAACATTGGGCAAGAAGAACGGCGGCATTCGTTTTGCTGCTGCCGGGGGTGTCGGGTCTTCTGCTGTTTCAGCTTATTCCGATGGTGTCCTCCGGCTATATCAGCCTGACGGATTGGGATCTGCTGACGGAGGCCGAGTTTGTCGGGTTGGACAATTACGTTCAGGTATTCCAGGACGAGAAGTCCTTGATGTCCATCAAAAACGTGTTTCGCTTCATTATCGGCTATTTGCCGCTCGTGCTTGTGTTCGGCTTGCTGTTCGCCGTACTGCTGAACCGGAAGATGCGGGGCGTCAAGCTGTACCGCGCGATTGTCTTCATTCCCGTCATCACCTCCTGGATCGCCGTATCCATCGTATGGAAGTGGATTTTGAACGGCAAGTCCGGCTTGCTGAATTACGTGTTGTCATTGGCGGGGATCGAAGGCCCTGTCTGGCTTCAAGACTTTTTCTGGGCGATGCCGGCCGTCATTATGGTCACCGTCTGGAAGGACGCGGGGTTCGTCGCGATCATCCTGCTGGCGGGCTTGCAAGATATTTCCGAGGATTACTATGAAGCCGCGCATCTCGACGGAGCCGGCTCCACCTACCGGTTTTTTAACATCACGTTGCCTCTGCTGACTCCCGCCTTGTTTTTTGTCATCACGATCTCGCTCATCAATGCTTTCCAGCTTTTCGATCAAGTCATGATTCTGACGAACGGCGGACCGGCCGGCAGCACAAGCACGCTGGTCGAGCAGGTCTACAAGAACGCGTTCCAGAACCACAAGATGGGTTTTGCGGCGGCGCAGTCGTGGGTATTGTTTCTGATTATCTTCGCGGTCACTTACTTGCAATACCAACTGCAGAAGAGGTGGGTTACGTATGACCGATAACCGATCCGCCAAAGGCTGGCTGAAGCTCGTTCTGTCGCATTCGGTCTTGCTGGCTTCCGCCGTCGTGTTCCTGTTCCCGTTCGTCTGGATGCTCTTCGGTTCCTTCAAGGACAGTCTGGAGGTCGTGAAAATGCCTCCGCGCCTGCTGCCGTCGGAGTGGAAGCTCAGCAATTATACGCAGATTCAAACGTATTTCCCCATCTACAAATTTTTGTTCAACAGCCTGGCGGTGTCGGTCGTCTCCACCGTGCTGCAGTTGCTCGTATGTGCCATGTCGGCGTTCGTGTTCGCCAAAATTCCGTTTAAAGGACGGGACGGCCTGTTCTTCCTGTTCCTGGTAACGATGATGATTCCGATGCAGGTCACGCTGACGCCTTTGTTCATCGTGTTCCAGAAGCTGAACCTGCTGAATACGTATGCCGGTCTCATCCTTCCCGGCATATTCAGCGCATACGGTACGTTCCTGCTCAGGCAGCATATGATGACCGTTCCGGATTCGCTGCTGGAGGCGGCCTATATGGACGGCGCGTCCTATTACCGGGTGTTCTGGAACGTGATGCTGCCGCTCAGCAAACCGGCGTTGGCGACATTGGCGATCTTCGCGTTCATGAGCTCGTGGAACAACTTCTTGTGGCCGCTGATCGTCGTGAGCGACACGAATCTGCTGACGTTGCCCGTCGGCCTGTCCAAACTTCAGGGACGCTGGTCGACCGAGTGGAACATCCTGATGGCCGGCAATGTCATCAGCTTCATTCCGATTTTTGTCGTGTATTTGTTCGCCCAGAAGTATTTTATCCGCGGGATGACCTTGAGCGGGATCAAGTAAGGCGTCCGGCTTGAAGGGGGGGATGCCCTGGCAGCGACAGTCCGGGCAGCAGGCAAGCACAAGCGGCATATGAAACCAATTCATTCGAAAAGGGAGAGGTACAATGCTTAAAAAAGGTCAAAAGGGTCTCATGCTCGTGTCGATGGCGATGCTCGTAGCGGCAGCCGGCTGCGGCGGCAACAGCGATCAAAGCGCGGCTTCGAACAGTCCGTCCGTTGCGCCGTCGGCCGCACCGTCCGCCACGGCCAAGCCTAAAGATCAGGTGACGATCAAATTCATGCAATATACGGCGAGCGGTTCCCAGGAGCAGACGCTGAAGGAGATGATCGCCGAATTCGAGAAGCAGAATCCGGACGTGAAGGTCCAGCCCGAGGTGCTGGATTTCGCGAACTACTATACGAAGCTGAACACCGTCATCGCTTCCGGCGAGGCTCCGGACGTATTCGAGGTCGGCTACGAGAACTTTGTCAGTTATGCGGCCAAGGACGTCCTGTACAATCTGAACGACGTGATCGCTTCCGACAAAAGCTTCGACGCGAAGCGGTACAAGAAGCTGGCGTACGACGCGTTCAACTACAAAGGAGGCCAGTACGGGGTCGTTCAAAACTTTTCCAACGTCGTGCTTTTTTACAATAAGGATCTGTTCGACAAAGCCAAGGTCGAGTACCCGAAGGCAAGCTGGACGTGGAAAGAAGAACTGGAGGCTGCCAAAAAGCTGACGGACGAGAAAAACGGCATCTATGGAACGTACGCGCCGATTCAATTCTGGGAGTTCTACAAGACGATCGCCCAGAACGGGGGAGGCATCTTCACGGCGGACGGCAAGCCGACCGTCAACAGCCCGCAAAACGTGGAAGCGCTCAACTGGATGCTGGACAAAGCGCGGACGCACAAAGTATCGCCTGCACTGAACGACGACACGTTCTCGCAGCCGGATGCGGACCTGAACGCGTTCAAATCGGGCAAGATCGCGATGCTGCGGGCGGGCATCTGGAACTTCGGGCGCTTCGCCGACGCCAACTTCAAGTGGGATATCGCGCTCGAGCCCGGCAATACGAACAAGGCGCATCATTTCTTCACGGACGGCCTGGTCGTCTCCAAAAGAACGAAAAATGCCGAAGCGGCCTGGAGATTCGTCAAGTTTATGACGTCCAGCGACTTCGTGGTGAACAAACGCATCGAAAAAGGCTGGAGCATTCCGGCGATCGACGACGACAAAGTGATGGACGCGTACTACAAGCAATCCGCGCCGCCGGAGTCCAAAAAGGTGGTCTTGGAAGCGCTTGATTCGCTGGTGCTGCCGCCTGTCGGGCCGATCGCGGACCGTTGGAACGAACTGACGGCCGCGGTCGGGGAAGAGTTGGATAAAGCCAGACTCGGCGCAGCCGACGCGCAGACGGCTTTGAACAACGCGCAAGCGAAGGTCGAGAAGCTGTTGAAATAACATCGCCGATATCCGCTTTATCCAACAAGAGTTGGCGGGATTGTTGTAAGCGACTACAAAAATCCCGCCAATCTTCATTATAGGTGCTCGCGATTCCGCAAGACAAGGAGAATCAGACAGGGCTAAGGAGCCGGAGAATGATGAATACTTCGAGATCTGGAACGATTCCGCTCTGGACGGCGGGAGAATTAAATGTCAGGGAAGCCGCGTATATGAACGCCCTGCATATCCGTTCGGGCAACGCGGGGGCATGCGAAGCTTTTGTCGCGTCGGCCTCACGGCCCGAGTTCGGCCGCTGGCCGCTGCTGGACAAGGCTTATTGGCTGTGGGCAGCCGGCGAATACGCCAGCGCGCTGAAGGATCGGGAACAAGCCGGCAACCTCCTGTTCAAGCTGCAGGCGCCGATCGCCGAGACAGTCGCGCTGCTGGAGAAGGATTGGCGGATTCCCGCCCGGCATTGGTTGTGCGGAGGCGGGGAAGCCGTGTATCTGAGCAATCTGGCGATCGTCTATGGCGCTCTGCTGGCCATGCAGCCTCACGCCTATCACGCGGCGATCCAGAAAGTTTTGAAAAACATTCGGGAGCTTGTGTTCGAAAAGTTCATCAAAGAAGGACGGCTCATCAGCGTCCTCGGCTCCAGATCGATTCACGGCGATATCGTGCTGGCGGCCGTGCCGTTCGGCATGCTCGGCATCGAGGACCGCATTCTGATCGAAGCGCTGATGAAGGTCGAAGAACGGCTGATCGGCAAGGGCGTTCGTTTCGATGAAGACGATCTGGCCTTCGGCGGATGCGAGCGGTTCGATCTGACGGCGCTGCTGGCCTGGTATTACGCGGAGAAAGGCGACGTCCGACGCGCGAAGCAACTGGCTTCGCATGCCGAGGCTCATCTGCAGCCGGGAGGCGAGCTGCCGGAGTTTGATCTGTCCACGGCCAGGGAGAGCCTCTATCTGGCGGAGGATCTGCAGAGATGCGGGGACCGGCCGCCAGTCAGCCGTCTCGGCGCGATTCTGCTGGCGCTGGCCGGGCTCGCGATCGCCCGTCAGGCTGCGGCCGGAGACCAGGCGGCCGCCACAGCCGCTGTCCGTGTGCTGCACGAGCCGACGGGTAAGGACGACCCGTATGTCACGCTGAACTGCGAACGCATACCGAGGCATCCCGAGGAGCATGACCGGGTGCGCGTCAGAGCCGTCACCGAACCGTTCCGCCCCGATCAGCAGGTATACGCGGAAGTGTCGGTCAACGGCGGGCCGTATAACGGGCACCTGATGCGGCCCGAACGGACGGCGGAGGGAGACAACTGCTGGGAAGGAGATATCGGCAGATTCGTGGCCGGCGATACGGTGACGTACCGGTTCCGCGCGGTGACGGAGCAGGGCGAAGCCGTCTCGTCCGAATACGGCTTCCATGTGCTGAAGTGGCATGCGCTGGAGCAGGTCCGCCGCTGTGTCCGGTTGAGCGATAGCGAGGCGATAATCGAGCTGGCGTCCCGCAGCGGCGGACTTGTCGCGTGTCTCGAGATCGCCGTCAAGGGGCCGCGCACCGTCGCTGTGAGCCTGAAGCCGGGAGCGATAGATGCGCAGACGGAGATACAGGCCTGTTCGGACGGGGCAATCGAGCTGCAGGCCGGACCGGGACATACGCTGCGGATCGAGAGCCGGCCGTTTCGCCTGACGCTGCTCGAAGAGGACGCGATCGCGGCGCAGACATATGTGCAGGAAGGAATCGGCGGCATCGAGGTATTGGCGGCTGCGGACGGCAGCCTTCGCAAAGTCCGGCTCAACTTCCGCCTGCATGAGACGGAACGGTTCTTCGGCACGGGAGAGCGTTATTCCCACATCGAATTCAGGGGACTCGACATCGATCACTACGTGCATAACGAATACCGCTCGCAAGGCTTGAAGACGTACATCCCGGTGCCGTTCGTCATCTCCAACAGGGGGTACGGACTGTTCCTCGATACGCCCTTGTACTCGAAATTCCGATTCGGGACGGCGCTGTCCGATCAGTTGGCGGTGGAAGCGAACGTATCCGGGAAGTCACAGACCCTGCAGTGTTACTTGCTCGTCGGGGAGCCGATGGACGTCATCTCCGCCTATACCGCCTTGTCGGGCCGTCCCGAACTGCCTCCCAAATGGAGCTTCGGTCCGTGGATATCGAGCAACAACTGGGATTCGCAGCGGGAAGTCGAGAAGCAGGCCGAGCTGGCGAAGCGGTACGGGATTCCGTCTACGGTCATCGTGCTGGAGCAGTGGAGCGACGAAGCGACGTTTTATATTTTCAACGACGCGCAGTACGAACCGGTGCCGGGCGGCGAGGCTTTGAGATATGACGACTTCGAGTTCCCGGAGTGGGGCCGCTGGCCCGATCCGAAACGGATGGTGGAGGAGCTGCACAAGCAAGGCATGAAGGTGCTACTGTGGCAAATTCCCATCCAGAAATATTTGTACGGCGCGAAGCACGAGCAGAAGGATGCCGACGAGAGGTTTATGCTGGAGAACGGCTATCACGTCCGCCATGCGGACGGCAGGGCGTACCGCATCCCGTACAACTGGTTCAAGGATTGTCTGGTCATCGATTTCACCAATGAAGCCGCTGCCCGCTGGTGGTTCGAGAAGCGCGCGTATCTGCTGGACGAGATTGGCATTGACGGCTTCAAAACGGACGGCGGCGAGTGCATTTTCGGCAATGATCTGCTGTTCGCGGACGGATCGACCGGAGCCGAGATGCGCAATCTTTACCCGAATCTGTACATCGGCGCCTACTACCGGGAGGTTCAGCGGAAGACGGGCGGAGACGGCATCACGTTCAGCCGGGCCGGGTACACGGGCGCTCAGCGGTATCCGCTCCATTGGGCGGGAGACGAGCGGTCGACGTACGAGGCGTTCCGATCTTCCCTGAACGCGGGCCTAAGCGCCGGCATGTCGGGCATCCCGTTCTGGGGATGGGACCTGGCGGGATTCCACGGCGACATTCCGACAGCCGAATTGTTCCTCCGCTCGACCCAGATGGCGGCCTTCTGCCCGGTGATGCAGCTTCACGCCGAGACAAAAGGCGAGTTCAACCAGGACCGCACCCCGTGGAACATCGCGGAGCGCACGGGCCGTCCCGAAGTGATCTCGATCTACAAGAAATACGCGGATCTGCGCATGAATCTGCTGCCTTATATATACGAACAAGCCCGGATCTCCAGCCGGGACGGCGTCCCGCTGATGCGGGCGATGTTCGCCGCTTTCCCCCGCGATCCGAGATGCGTGTCCATGAACGGGCAGTACATGTTCGGAGAGCGGCTGCTGGTCGCTCCTGTTCTGGAGGAAGGCGCTTATTCGAAGCAGGTGTATATTCCCGAAGGAAGCTGGATCTCACTGTTCGACGAGCGGCAATATGAGGGACCTGCGGCTATTGTGTTGCCGGTCGAACTGGATGAGATTCCGGTATTCCTGCAAGCGGACGGCGTGCTGCCGCTCAACCTCGACGATACGTGCCAATTGGCAAGCCATGTAGGGAACCGGGTCGATGGTTACGACCGGTTATGCCTGATGGCGTATCCGCGCAAGCAGATCGACTACTCGTTCCGGGACGGCCTGGACCGCGAGATCGGGCTGCGGATACGGCGGGAAGCCGGACAGCTCAGGCTGGAAGCGGATATTCCTCGCGGCGGCCCGGACGTGACGCTGATCCTGAAGGGACTGGACCCTGTGCGGACGGTCGAAGAATGGAGCGATACGGCCGAGCCGTCTGTCCTGACGATAGCGGACGGTCCGGATCGGATGGATGCGGGAGAATATTGCTGCGCCGGAGGGAAGCTGTATATCCGTCTGGCCCGCAGCGTCAAGCTTCGCATCCCGCAACCGGCCGAACTGGCATAAGCGGAGAACCGGCTGTCGGCGGTCCGCCGCCGGCAGCCCCTCTAGCCGCCCCGCAAGAGCCGTTTCCGCTTGGCGGTTCGCTCGGGGAATCCGTTTCCCCTGTCTCCCCCACGCTCTGCGCGGGTTGCCGCCGGGTGCCTTCTCTTGGGTCATCCAGAATTCACATACATGCATTTCAGAACAGAAAGGAGGTTTATGGCGTCCGAGTTTTCACCGGTTCCACCTTCAATAATGGAGAGGAGCGTGCAAGGATGAAGCGTTTGAAAGCCAACGCAGCGCAACTGCTGATCGCTCTGCTTGTCCTGTTCGTCATAGCGCCGAACGTCTATGCCATCGACGGGGTATGGCACAAGCCGACAGGCATCGATGATCTGTACACCGTCGAGCAGACCGAGAGGTACCCGAGAGACCCGACAGCGGGCGACAACGTGTATATCAAGCTGACGACGTGGCCCATCGAGCCGGGTCAGGCGACTTGGGTCACGTGGACGAAGAACGGGGCCGCCCAGCCGGTTATCAACGGCGTCTGGAAGTACAACAGCGGCAACAACAGCTATTGGGAAGTGCCGCTGGGCAGCTTCAACAAGGGAGATGTCGTCCAGTACACGGTGCACGCCAACCAGAATGGCGCAAACGAGAAGACGATCGGGCCGTTCTCGTTTACGGTGACGGGTTGGGAGCATGTGGCAAGCGTAACCGGTCTGACGAACCATTCCAACCGGATCGAGCTGCGAGTCACGTCCAACACCGGTTCCACAGCCCCCAGGATCAACATCGCGTTTACGGACGCGGATGTGTTCCGGATGCAGTTGTCCCCGACGGGAACAGGGG containing:
- a CDS encoding LacI family DNA-binding transcriptional regulator, yielding MKRITIKDVAQRAGVSSAAVSYVLNGREHKVSADTLSKIKKAIAELNYIPDYSARSLANNKSNLIGVVIPQTEDQSQLLLENPFYCELICGIEAKLRQSGYHMILSGVNKGEGYLDVSMQRNLDGAIIMGIYQESFYEDLKKVNIPIVLIDSYINDNYFKRIGIDDELGGYMATTHLIENGHQNIALVTGTIRKDGVVEKRFLGYKRSLKEHGLFYNPDYVFEGSVSYDHGVESGRAIASDRRGITAVFATGDLVAFGVIAGLSENGVKVPEDISVIGFDDISLSKMFVPRLTTVRQDIVTRGSAAAQCLIDSIEGKEDVETELTLPIELVVRDTVKRI
- a CDS encoding carbohydrate ABC transporter permease; amino-acid sequence: MVGHKHWARRTAAFVLLLPGVSGLLLFQLIPMVSSGYISLTDWDLLTEAEFVGLDNYVQVFQDEKSLMSIKNVFRFIIGYLPLVLVFGLLFAVLLNRKMRGVKLYRAIVFIPVITSWIAVSIVWKWILNGKSGLLNYVLSLAGIEGPVWLQDFFWAMPAVIMVTVWKDAGFVAIILLAGLQDISEDYYEAAHLDGAGSTYRFFNITLPLLTPALFFVITISLINAFQLFDQVMILTNGGPAGSTSTLVEQVYKNAFQNHKMGFAAAQSWVLFLIIFAVTYLQYQLQKRWVTYDR
- a CDS encoding carbohydrate ABC transporter permease produces the protein MTDNRSAKGWLKLVLSHSVLLASAVVFLFPFVWMLFGSFKDSLEVVKMPPRLLPSEWKLSNYTQIQTYFPIYKFLFNSLAVSVVSTVLQLLVCAMSAFVFAKIPFKGRDGLFFLFLVTMMIPMQVTLTPLFIVFQKLNLLNTYAGLILPGIFSAYGTFLLRQHMMTVPDSLLEAAYMDGASYYRVFWNVMLPLSKPALATLAIFAFMSSWNNFLWPLIVVSDTNLLTLPVGLSKLQGRWSTEWNILMAGNVISFIPIFVVYLFAQKYFIRGMTLSGIK
- a CDS encoding ABC transporter substrate-binding protein, which encodes MLKKGQKGLMLVSMAMLVAAAGCGGNSDQSAASNSPSVAPSAAPSATAKPKDQVTIKFMQYTASGSQEQTLKEMIAEFEKQNPDVKVQPEVLDFANYYTKLNTVIASGEAPDVFEVGYENFVSYAAKDVLYNLNDVIASDKSFDAKRYKKLAYDAFNYKGGQYGVVQNFSNVVLFYNKDLFDKAKVEYPKASWTWKEELEAAKKLTDEKNGIYGTYAPIQFWEFYKTIAQNGGGIFTADGKPTVNSPQNVEALNWMLDKARTHKVSPALNDDTFSQPDADLNAFKSGKIAMLRAGIWNFGRFADANFKWDIALEPGNTNKAHHFFTDGLVVSKRTKNAEAAWRFVKFMTSSDFVVNKRIEKGWSIPAIDDDKVMDAYYKQSAPPESKKVVLEALDSLVLPPVGPIADRWNELTAAVGEELDKARLGAADAQTALNNAQAKVEKLLK
- a CDS encoding TIM-barrel domain-containing protein, whose translation is MNTSRSGTIPLWTAGELNVREAAYMNALHIRSGNAGACEAFVASASRPEFGRWPLLDKAYWLWAAGEYASALKDREQAGNLLFKLQAPIAETVALLEKDWRIPARHWLCGGGEAVYLSNLAIVYGALLAMQPHAYHAAIQKVLKNIRELVFEKFIKEGRLISVLGSRSIHGDIVLAAVPFGMLGIEDRILIEALMKVEERLIGKGVRFDEDDLAFGGCERFDLTALLAWYYAEKGDVRRAKQLASHAEAHLQPGGELPEFDLSTARESLYLAEDLQRCGDRPPVSRLGAILLALAGLAIARQAAAGDQAAATAAVRVLHEPTGKDDPYVTLNCERIPRHPEEHDRVRVRAVTEPFRPDQQVYAEVSVNGGPYNGHLMRPERTAEGDNCWEGDIGRFVAGDTVTYRFRAVTEQGEAVSSEYGFHVLKWHALEQVRRCVRLSDSEAIIELASRSGGLVACLEIAVKGPRTVAVSLKPGAIDAQTEIQACSDGAIELQAGPGHTLRIESRPFRLTLLEEDAIAAQTYVQEGIGGIEVLAAADGSLRKVRLNFRLHETERFFGTGERYSHIEFRGLDIDHYVHNEYRSQGLKTYIPVPFVISNRGYGLFLDTPLYSKFRFGTALSDQLAVEANVSGKSQTLQCYLLVGEPMDVISAYTALSGRPELPPKWSFGPWISSNNWDSQREVEKQAELAKRYGIPSTVIVLEQWSDEATFYIFNDAQYEPVPGGEALRYDDFEFPEWGRWPDPKRMVEELHKQGMKVLLWQIPIQKYLYGAKHEQKDADERFMLENGYHVRHADGRAYRIPYNWFKDCLVIDFTNEAAARWWFEKRAYLLDEIGIDGFKTDGGECIFGNDLLFADGSTGAEMRNLYPNLYIGAYYREVQRKTGGDGITFSRAGYTGAQRYPLHWAGDERSTYEAFRSSLNAGLSAGMSGIPFWGWDLAGFHGDIPTAELFLRSTQMAAFCPVMQLHAETKGEFNQDRTPWNIAERTGRPEVISIYKKYADLRMNLLPYIYEQARISSRDGVPLMRAMFAAFPRDPRCVSMNGQYMFGERLLVAPVLEEGAYSKQVYIPEGSWISLFDERQYEGPAAIVLPVELDEIPVFLQADGVLPLNLDDTCQLASHVGNRVDGYDRLCLMAYPRKQIDYSFRDGLDREIGLRIRREAGQLRLEADIPRGGPDVTLILKGLDPVRTVEEWSDTAEPSVLTIADGPDRMDAGEYCCAGGKLYIRLARSVKLRIPQPAELA